In Lewinellaceae bacterium, a single window of DNA contains:
- the accC gene encoding acetyl-CoA carboxylase biotin carboxylase subunit: MFEKILIANRGEIALRIIRTCREMGIKTVAVYSTADRESLHVRFADEAVCIGPPSSAESYLSVPRIMAAVEITNADAIHPGYGFLAENADFAEVCAEYGIKFIGPTPAQIRKMGDKVTAKETMIKAGVPVIPGSDGLVKDPKQGKKIAAEVGYPIIIKATAGGGGKGMRIVWEEKDFENNWDRARQEAKASFGNDGIYIEKFLEEPRHIEFQIAGDQKGKVIHLSERDCSIQRRHQKLVEECPSPFMTDDLRKKMGDAAVLAGEAIDYEGVGTVEFLVDKHRNFYFMEMNTRIQVEHPVTEEVIDHDLIKEQIKIAAGELITGGNYYPNAHAIECRINAEDPFNGFRPSPGKISSFHSSKGHGVRVDTHVYAGYTIPPYYDSMIAKLICRAPTREECITKMERALDEFIIEGVKTTVPFHQRLMKDENFRKGDFHTGFLNTFKMTDD, encoded by the coding sequence ATGTTCGAAAAAATACTCATCGCCAACCGCGGCGAAATCGCTTTGCGTATTATCCGTACCTGCCGGGAAATGGGAATCAAAACCGTAGCGGTCTACTCCACCGCCGACCGGGAGAGCCTCCACGTGCGCTTCGCCGACGAGGCCGTTTGCATCGGCCCGCCCTCTTCCGCCGAATCCTACCTGAGCGTACCCCGGATAATGGCTGCCGTGGAAATTACCAACGCCGACGCCATCCACCCGGGTTACGGTTTCCTGGCGGAGAATGCCGATTTCGCCGAGGTCTGCGCAGAATACGGCATCAAGTTTATCGGCCCCACCCCCGCCCAAATCCGCAAAATGGGAGACAAGGTCACTGCCAAGGAGACCATGATCAAGGCAGGCGTGCCCGTGATTCCCGGCTCCGACGGCCTGGTGAAAGACCCGAAACAGGGCAAAAAAATCGCTGCCGAGGTCGGCTACCCCATCATCATCAAAGCTACCGCCGGCGGAGGAGGCAAAGGAATGCGCATCGTCTGGGAAGAAAAGGATTTTGAAAACAACTGGGACCGGGCCCGCCAGGAGGCCAAAGCTTCTTTCGGCAACGACGGCATCTACATCGAGAAATTCCTGGAAGAACCCCGCCATATTGAATTTCAGATCGCGGGCGACCAGAAGGGCAAGGTCATCCACCTCTCCGAACGCGATTGCTCCATACAGCGCCGCCACCAGAAACTGGTCGAGGAATGCCCCTCGCCTTTTATGACCGACGACCTGCGCAAAAAAATGGGCGACGCCGCCGTGCTGGCCGGCGAGGCCATCGACTATGAAGGCGTCGGCACCGTCGAATTCCTGGTCGATAAACACCGCAACTTCTACTTCATGGAGATGAACACCCGCATACAGGTGGAACATCCGGTGACCGAAGAAGTGATCGACCACGACCTCATCAAAGAACAGATCAAGATCGCCGCCGGAGAACTGATCACCGGAGGCAACTATTATCCGAACGCCCACGCCATCGAGTGCCGGATCAACGCCGAAGACCCGTTTAATGGCTTTCGGCCCAGCCCGGGAAAAATCTCCTCCTTCCACAGTTCCAAAGGCCACGGGGTACGGGTCGATACCCACGTTTACGCCGGCTACACCATCCCGCCCTACTACGATTCGATGATCGCCAAGCTCATCTGCCGCGCGCCTACCCGCGAAGAGTGCATCACCAAAATGGAAAGAGCGCTGGATGAATTCATCATCGAAGGGGTGAAAACTACCGTCCCTTTTCACCAGCGGTTGATGAAAGATGAAAACTTCCGCAAGGGAGATTTCCATACCGGATTCCTGAATACGTTCAAGATGACGGACGATTAG